CCTCGGTGCGGAACACCTGGGCGCCACGGTCCATGGCTTCCTGCAGTTCACGCCGGATGTCTGAGACCCGCTCGGTACCGGTTCCGGTGCGGAAGCCCTCGACGAGCTCGCGGATCTCCTTCGCGGGATCAGCAGGCAGGTCGACAAACGGCGCGGTCTGAGCGTAGTCGGCGGCCGCGTTACCCGAACGCTTGCCGAACACGTTGATGTCGAGCAGCGAGTTCGTGCCGAGACGGTTCGAGCCGTGCACCGAAACGCAGGCGCACTCGCCGGCCGCGTAGAGGCCCGGAACAACCGTGTCGTTGTCCATCAGTACCTCTGCATCGACGTTCGTCGGAATGCCGCCCATTGCGTAGTGCGCCGTCGGGAAGACCGGAACCGGCTCGACGACGGGGTCCACGCCGAGGTAGGTGCGTGCGAACTCCGTGATGTCCGGGAGCTTCGTCTCGAGCACCTCTGCGCCCAGGTGGGTGCAGTCGAGGTAAACGTAGTCCTTGTTCGGGCCGGCGCCGCGGCCGTCAAGCACCTCCTGCACCATCGAGCGGGCGACGATGTCACGCGGAGCGAGATCCTTAATCGTCGGCGCGTAACGCTCCATGAAGCGCTCGCCGCTCGCGTTACGCAGGATCGCGCCCTCACCGCGCGCACCCTCTGTGAGGAGAATGCCGAGGCCAGCGAGGCCGGTCGGGTGGAACTGGTAGAACTCCATGTCCTCGAGCGGCAGACCCTTGCGCCAGATGATGCCAACGCCGTCACCCGTCAGAGTGTGCGCGTTCGACGTGGTCTTGAAGATCTTGCCGAAGCCGCCTGTCGCAAACACGATCGACTTCGCCTGGAACACGTGCAGCTGGCCGGTCGCGAGCTCGTAGGCCACGACACCTGCGGGCTTGCGATCCTTGCCCTCGCCCGTCATGACCAGGTCGAGCACGTAGAACTCGTTGTAGAAGTTGATGCCGAGCTTCACGCAGTTCTGGAACAGCGTCTGGAGAATCATGTGGCCGGTGCGGTCTGCCGCGTAGCACGCACGGCGCACAGCAGCCTTGCCGTGATCGCGGGTGTGCCCGCCGAAGCGGCGCTGGTCGATCTTGCCGTCAGCCGTACGGTTGAAGGGCAGACCCATGTTCTCGAGGTCGATGACCGCGTCGATCGCTTCCTTCGCGAGGATCTCAGCCGCGTCCTGGTCAACGAGGTAGTCGCCGCCCTTGACGGTGTCAAAGGTGTGCCACTCCCAGTTGTCTTCCTCAACGTTTGCGAGCGCTGCAGCCATGCCGCCCTGGGCTGCGCCGGTGTGCGAACGCGTCGGGTAGAGCTTCGAGATGACCGCGGTCTTCGCCTTCGGCCCCGCCTCGATCGCCGCTCGCATGCCCGCGCCGCCAGCCCCGACGATTACTACGTCGAACTGGTGGTAGGTCACGCCGTCCTTCACGGTGACGTCTTCGCCCTCATGAGTGTTCGTGGTCACTGGATTCCTAACTTTTCCGAATTCTGTACGTCTCGCTGCGGGCCGATTACTGGGCCGAGCAGAAGGAGGCTACGAGCGCGGGATCAGCCCCGGCCGGGCACGGATCGAAGGTGAAGATCACAAGCGTGCCGAGGAGGATGAGGAGTGCAGCCGACAGCCACACGAGCGTACGGAGCACCTTATTCAGGCGCGGGCGGACAACGTAGTCGTTGACGATCGTCCGCATGCCGTTCGCGCCGTGAATGAGTGCCAGCCACAGAAGCAGCAGGTCCCAGACCTTCCAGAACGGGTTCGCGAGCTTGCCGCCGACGAAGCCGAAATCGATTGCGCTGATGCCGTCGCCGATCATCAGGTTCGAGAACAGGTGTCCGAATACGAGCACGACGAGCAGAACGCCCGACACGCGCATGTAGATCCAGCCCCACTTTTCCCAGTTGGTGTTCTTCTTCGCCGGGGTCTTCGCGCGGGGCGCGTCAATTGTCATAGCCATGATTATTCTCCGCCCTCGCTTAGTGGCTGAACACGTTCATCAGGTGGCGCGGCAGGAAGCCGGCCATCGTTACGGCCCACATTGCAATGACTACCCAGAACATCACCTTGTGGTACTTGGCGCCCTTGCTCCAGTAGTCAACGAGGATGATGCGCAGGCCGTTGAACGCGTGGAACACGATCGCTGCGACGAGCACCGACTCTCCAAGCCCCATGATGGGTGTCTTGTACGCGCTCATGACGGCGTTGTATGCCTCCGGGCTGACACGAATGAGCGCCGTGTCGAGCACATGCACAAGCAGGAAGAAGAAGATCGCAACACCGGTGATGCGGTGCAAGACCCAGGACCACATGCCCTCGTTGCCGCGGTAGAGCGTACCGCCGCGTTGGGTTTTCTTCTTGGCCGCTGGAGCGGCTTCAGCGGGTAGGGCTGACACGAGCTTCCTCCTTGGTCGTCACGCTGCAAAGTCCAGATTCTTTGAGGAAGCGCCCGATATGCGGGCACGCCACATTGCTGAGAATTCTCTGCGACTTCCATTATGGCACTCTCTCGGGGTGTCTCGAACACCTCGGCGCGCGTCGGCGATACACGATCCCCTATGTGCGGTGATTAGGCTGGCTTCATGACCTCTCCAAACCCCGCGCTCGACAGGCTCACCTGCGTCATCCCCGCAGGCGGAGTTGGTTCGCGCCTGTGGCCCCTCTCCCGCGCGAACGCGCCAAAGTTTCTGCTCGACCTCACCGGTGCGGGCGACTCGCTGCTGTCCGCGACGTGGTCTCGCCTGACGCCCCTCGCGCCCTCCGAGCGCATCATGGTTGTCACCGGAAACGCGCATCGCGAATCTGTACTCGCGCAATTGCCAGACATCCTCCCCGAGAACCTCGTCACCGAAAGCGAGCCGAAGGACTCGTCGGCCGCAATCGGTCTCGCGGCCGCGATCCTTGAGCTGCGCGATCCCGACGCGATCCTGGGTTCGTTCGCAGCTGACCACGTGATTCGCGGTGACGTGCTGTTCCGTCGGGCGGTCGCGACCGCGGTTCGCGCGGCCGACCAGGGTTACATCGCCACGATCGGCATCCACCCGACGCACGCGGCGACTGGCTTCGGCTACATCTCGTGCGGCGAGGCCCGTACTGACCTTTCGCCGTTTGACCTGTACGACGTCACCGAGTTCGTCGAGAAGCCCGACGCAGCAACGGCCGAGGGCTACCTCAAAGCCGGCGGCTACCTGTGGAACGCGGGCATGTTCATCGCGAAAGCGTCTGTGCTGCTCGAACAGATGGCCCTCTCCGAGCCCGAGCTCGTCGACGCGCTGCGCGAGATCGCAGCGTCGTGGGGCAAAAAGCGCGGCGCGGAGGTGCGCGAACGCCTGTGGCCGACACTGCCGAAGATCGCCATTGACTACTCGGTCGCCGAACCGGCCGCCGCTGCCGGCAAGATGGTCTGCGTCGCCGCCCACTTTGAGTGGGACGACGTCGGCGACTTCGCCTCGGTCGCGAACCTGCTCACGCGCGGCAGGCCCTCCGACCTCGCCGTGCTCGGCGACGGCGCGCAGGTACTCTCTGACGCTTCGAGCGGAATCGTCGTCTCGGAGAGCGACCGTCTGGTCGCTCTCGTCGGAATGGAGGACGTCGTCGTCGTCGATACCGCGGACGTGCTCCTCGTCACGACGAAGGATCGCGCGCAAGACGTGAAACGCCTTGTCGAGCGGATGAAGGTCTCGGGGGGCGGCCACCTGCTCTAGGGCAGGCCCCCTGCCCTCCTTTTCTCGCTCCTGCCCGTACCTTTACGCCCTACCCCTACCTCTGCCCCTCCCCCCCCCTCCCCTTCTCCCAACCTCCACCTTCACCCCGACCCAACCCCCGCGCCACAGAGACTTTTCCTCGCAGAATGACCCGATTCCATCGGTAAGAAAGGGATGCTTTTGCAGGGTTGGGGCTGTTCCGCGGCCGACGGACGGGTGGAGCCGGGCCGGCCGGATGACGCCGGGCCGGGCCGACGCCATTGGCACGCGGAACCCCTGCAGAACGGTGCACACTGCACGCCTCCGCCGACCGAGTAGACTGTCGGGGTGACTGAGCGTGTATTGATTAAGGACCTGGCCGCACGCGTTGACGGCCCCGTACGCGTATCCGGCTGGGTTGAGAAGGTACGCGACCAGCGGTACGTGCAGTTTGTCGTGCTCCGCGACGAGTCGGGCGCAGTGCAGCTCGTCAACGGCGGCGTGCTTCGTGAGCCCGACCCCGAGAACCCGCGCTCCGACATCCTGGTGCCCCGCACGGCGACGATCTCCGAGCTCACACACGGCACCTTCGTGACCGTCGAGGGCGAGCTGCAGCACAACGAGCGTGTGAAGCTTGGCGGCGTCGAGATTCAGATCGAGACCATTGAGGTCGTCACCAAGGCACTCCCCGACAACCCTGTCGCAGACGACTCGAACATCGACGTGCGCCTCGACTGGCGCTTCCTCGACCTCCGCCGCCCCGAGCAGAACCTCGTGTTCCGCGTGCAGACAACCTTCTTGCACGCGCTGCGAAACGTCTGGGTTGAGCGCGGTTTCATCGAGATTCAGACCCCGAAGCTCATGGCATCGGCGTCGGAGTCACGCGCAGAACTCTTCGAGGTCGAGTACTTCGAGGGCAAGGCGTTCCTCGCGCAGAGCCCCCAGTTCTTCAAGCAGATGGCGCAGGCCGCTGGCTTCGGGGGCATCTTCGAGGTCGGCCCGGCGTTCCGCGCCGACCACTCGTTCACCTCGCGCCACGCGACCGAGTTCACTTCAATCGACACCGAGCTCAGCTGGATCGACTCCCACGAGGATGTCATGGAGATCCACGAGGAGCTCATTGTCGCGGGTCTTACCGCGGTGAAGGAGAAGCACGGCGAGGAGATCCAGAAGCTCTTCAATGTTGACCTGCAGGTTCCGGCTCGCCCCTTCCCCCGCATTCCCCTCGCTGAGGCGAAGGAGATCGTGAAGGCCCGCGGCTACGAGATCCCCCGCGCCGACGCCGATATGGACCCCGAAGGCGAGCGACAGATCGCCGCACACGTGAAGGAAGCCTTCGGGTCAGACTTCGTGTTCGTCACCGACTACGACGTCTCGATCCGCCCGTTCTACCACATGCGCAACGAAGAGAACCCCGAGCTCACCAAGAGCTACGACCTCATCTACCGCGGCACCGAGATCTCGACAGGCGCGCAGCGCGAGCACCGCATCGAGGTGCTCGAAGCGCAGGCGCGCGACAAGGGGATGGACCCAGCCGAGCTCAGCTTCTACCTCGACTTCTTCCGCTACGGCATGCCGTCGCACGGCGGGTTCGGCATGGGCCTGAACCGTGTGCTGATGCTCATGCTCGAGCAGCCCTCGATCCGCGAGACGACGTACCTGTTCCGCGGACCGAACCGCCTGCTTCCGTAGTAGATACAGCAGCAGTAACACCACTGAGTGAGGCCCCCAGGCGCTATGCGCTGGGGGCCTCACTCAGTGTGCAGGTCGGGTTCGCGCCAGCGAGTCCCATCGTCGCGGTGGCAACGAGCCACGAGGATCGCCACCCACCCGGACCAATGAACCGTACGGCAACGGTGGAGCTGCCACCAAGCAGGCCGCCAAGGAGCCCGCCGCTCGCGACTGTGGAGTATGCACTTGGCGTCCCCGTGGTCGACACGTTGCCGAGAAGAGCTGCGGTGAGTGGAAGCAAGAGCCCACCCGTCGAGTAGCCAAACTCAGCCTGCGCGAGGGTGTATCCGGTTGCTGTGGCGGGAGCCCTCCAGTTGACGGTGACCGTCGGTGACAGCCCGAGCAGGCCCGGCGTAGTGACGCAGGCGGCCGTACTGACTGGCGCGGGAACCGTGAGTGCGGTGAACACCCCTCGCGCAGCCTCTGCATCCGCCCAGGCGGCATCGGTGTCGCGCGCACCCGGGGCAAGTCCGACGAGCAGCACGAGCGGCAGCGCCGCTGCAAGCGCCCGCCGGCGCCCCCTCCGAGCTAGCGGGCTCACGACTCTCCCCTTCGTTCTCTGAATGCCGTCACGCCCGACGCTGTCGCGGCGGCGGCGAGACCAATCGCGACCGCCCCGCCTGCGAGGAGCCACGCCGGCTGGACCCCGCCGGTTGCCGGCAGCGCCGCGATAGGCCCCGGCTCCGCTGTCACGACCTCGCTGCCGCCGGCAGCGCGCAGGGTGAGTGTGACTGTCCCCGCGGCGACCTGCGGCACTGTTGCTGAGATCAGGTACCACCGCTCGCTGTCATTCGGGAGCACCGTCACGAGGCGCGGTGCCGCAACGATGTCGATCGTGCCGTCGCCGGAGACTTGCGTCTCAGCGCCCGGGCACTCGCCTGCCAGCCACTCAGTGTCGCACTCGCGGACGTCAAGCCGAAGCCCCAACGAGGCCGCCCCGGCGGCTTCGAGGGTGACCGATACTTCACCGGGCTCGGGCGAGTGTACCCGCACCCCCACTTGCCACAGCACCGGCACTGTCGGCCGCATCGTTCGCATCGCGACAGGATCGCCGATCGAGGTCAGCGTGATGTTTTTCCCCGCCGAAACGGCCCGCACCATGGTCTCGCCACGTTCATGGTCCGGCCCTGCTCCGAGCGCGGGGGCAGCACCGAGCGGCCCGGCCGCGCCTCCGAGAGCGAGCGCTGCGGTGAGGATGGCGAGGCTCGCCACCGGAGCGGCGTGCCGCGGGCCCGAACGCTCGTCGTCACGCTCGGTGGCCGAGGCGCCACTCCCCCGCTGATCCCGCCCTTTCGGCCAGAAGGCCCACGTGACGAGTGTCGCGGTTGCGACAGTCAGGATCCCGAGGACCATGGGGTTCGAGAACCAGACGATCAGCCGCGCGAGGTGCGGGACCGAGAACACGACGAGGCGTGCGGAGTCAATTGTGTACGGCGCAGGATCATCCGCCTCGTTCGCGTCGCCTCGCATGGTGATCGTCCGCGTTGGGCCGTCCCCCACGATACTCGTCACCCTGTGTGTCACGGGTAGCTGGCCCGGGCGATCAACAGTGATCACATCTCCCACCCTGATATCGGTCGCCGGGATCTCGCGGACGAGCGCGGCGGAGCCTGCCGGGATCGTGGGCGACATCGACCCTGTCTTGAACATGATGATCGAGACGTTCATGAGCGCCCCGAGCAAGACGAGCAGCACACAGAGCGCCCCGCCAAGCGCCGCGACGTTCAGCAGCGCGTTAGCTGCGATGGCGCGGACGCGCCGCCCGTCTCTCGTCATCCTGTGCCTGCCCCTTTCCGCCTGCCGGCGCTCCCCGCCTCGTCGGCTAACTCGACGAGGTTCCCGTGAATGTCCAGGTCGCGGTCGCGGTCAGTCCTTGGGCCGCGTTGGGGGTGCCGTCCGGCAGAGTCACCGCGAAGCAGTAGGTCACCGGTGAGCCCCCGGCGGCTGCAAGCGGCTGCGTGGTGCCCGATGCTGTCGACAGTGCGCTGTCGGAGGCCACGACGACCGTCCCGGCTGCGTATGTGGTCGACGTGCACTGGCTCCCAGCGGGAATGGTTCGCACCCCGTACCTCAGGTACGCCCCGAGCCCG
Above is a window of Leucobacter aridicollis DNA encoding:
- the sdhA gene encoding succinate dehydrogenase flavoprotein subunit, which gives rise to MTTNTHEGEDVTVKDGVTYHQFDVVIVGAGGAGMRAAIEAGPKAKTAVISKLYPTRSHTGAAQGGMAAALANVEEDNWEWHTFDTVKGGDYLVDQDAAEILAKEAIDAVIDLENMGLPFNRTADGKIDQRRFGGHTRDHGKAAVRRACYAADRTGHMILQTLFQNCVKLGINFYNEFYVLDLVMTGEGKDRKPAGVVAYELATGQLHVFQAKSIVFATGGFGKIFKTTSNAHTLTGDGVGIIWRKGLPLEDMEFYQFHPTGLAGLGILLTEGARGEGAILRNASGERFMERYAPTIKDLAPRDIVARSMVQEVLDGRGAGPNKDYVYLDCTHLGAEVLETKLPDITEFARTYLGVDPVVEPVPVFPTAHYAMGGIPTNVDAEVLMDNDTVVPGLYAAGECACVSVHGSNRLGTNSLLDINVFGKRSGNAAADYAQTAPFVDLPADPAKEIRELVEGFRTGTGTERVSDIRRELQEAMDRGAQVFRTEDSLTEVLGVIHDLRERYKNVGVQDRGMRYNTDLLEAIELGFLLDLAEVLTYTARNRKESRGGHMRDDYPDRDDENYMKHTMAYLTGDPHSANPEDHIRLDWKPVTVVKDEQGELRYPPLERKY
- a CDS encoding succinate dehydrogenase hydrophobic membrane anchor subunit, which encodes MAMTIDAPRAKTPAKKNTNWEKWGWIYMRVSGVLLVVLVFGHLFSNLMIGDGISAIDFGFVGGKLANPFWKVWDLLLLWLALIHGANGMRTIVNDYVVRPRLNKVLRTLVWLSAALLILLGTLVIFTFDPCPAGADPALVASFCSAQ
- the sdhC gene encoding succinate dehydrogenase, cytochrome b556 subunit; the encoded protein is MSALPAEAAPAAKKKTQRGGTLYRGNEGMWSWVLHRITGVAIFFFLLVHVLDTALIRVSPEAYNAVMSAYKTPIMGLGESVLVAAIVFHAFNGLRIILVDYWSKGAKYHKVMFWVVIAMWAVTMAGFLPRHLMNVFSH
- a CDS encoding mannose-1-phosphate guanylyltransferase yields the protein MTSPNPALDRLTCVIPAGGVGSRLWPLSRANAPKFLLDLTGAGDSLLSATWSRLTPLAPSERIMVVTGNAHRESVLAQLPDILPENLVTESEPKDSSAAIGLAAAILELRDPDAILGSFAADHVIRGDVLFRRAVATAVRAADQGYIATIGIHPTHAATGFGYISCGEARTDLSPFDLYDVTEFVEKPDAATAEGYLKAGGYLWNAGMFIAKASVLLEQMALSEPELVDALREIAASWGKKRGAEVRERLWPTLPKIAIDYSVAEPAAAAGKMVCVAAHFEWDDVGDFASVANLLTRGRPSDLAVLGDGAQVLSDASSGIVVSESDRLVALVGMEDVVVVDTADVLLVTTKDRAQDVKRLVERMKVSGGGHLL
- the aspS gene encoding aspartate--tRNA(Asn) ligase: MTERVLIKDLAARVDGPVRVSGWVEKVRDQRYVQFVVLRDESGAVQLVNGGVLREPDPENPRSDILVPRTATISELTHGTFVTVEGELQHNERVKLGGVEIQIETIEVVTKALPDNPVADDSNIDVRLDWRFLDLRRPEQNLVFRVQTTFLHALRNVWVERGFIEIQTPKLMASASESRAELFEVEYFEGKAFLAQSPQFFKQMAQAAGFGGIFEVGPAFRADHSFTSRHATEFTSIDTELSWIDSHEDVMEIHEELIVAGLTAVKEKHGEEIQKLFNVDLQVPARPFPRIPLAEAKEIVKARGYEIPRADADMDPEGERQIAAHVKEAFGSDFVFVTDYDVSIRPFYHMRNEENPELTKSYDLIYRGTEISTGAQREHRIEVLEAQARDKGMDPAELSFYLDFFRYGMPSHGGFGMGLNRVLMLMLEQPSIRETTYLFRGPNRLLP
- a CDS encoding signal peptidase I, producing the protein MTRDGRRVRAIAANALLNVAALGGALCVLLVLLGALMNVSIIMFKTGSMSPTIPAGSAALVREIPATDIRVGDVITVDRPGQLPVTHRVTSIVGDGPTRTITMRGDANEADDPAPYTIDSARLVVFSVPHLARLIVWFSNPMVLGILTVATATLVTWAFWPKGRDQRGSGASATERDDERSGPRHAAPVASLAILTAALALGGAAGPLGAAPALGAGPDHERGETMVRAVSAGKNITLTSIGDPVAMRTMRPTVPVLWQVGVRVHSPEPGEVSVTLEAAGAASLGLRLDVRECDTEWLAGECPGAETQVSGDGTIDIVAAPRLVTVLPNDSERWYLISATVPQVAAGTVTLTLRAAGGSEVVTAEPGPIAALPATGGVQPAWLLAGGAVAIGLAAAATASGVTAFRERRGES